Proteins co-encoded in one Granulicella cerasi genomic window:
- a CDS encoding tyrosine-type recombinase/integrase, with translation MTKLQAREALRAEVTKRTGQNLGGRVLKDSSVTFEWFVLNRYFPLRKGDWRPETAKEKMSQIQIDLVNRFGAYPLDSFDKFMLQTHLNSLAERYSQDRVKQARSYLKSIFDEAIEQEYLTKDPSRKLRIPKNLRPKDKQVLNWEQLWLILANAGRRDRLLLMLDMTEALRPSELFALRWRSFDDQNTLTLTETVYRRTLRPFGKTPGSLTKVHLPDGLADELLRWKMECKKTSCKSVLCTKSEHRKASPDEFIFQNADGGFMDADNYRFRVLKPLAESLGVPKLNFQVMRRTMATQAQKMGSVKDIQAHLRHSRPDTTAHEYMQELPESVQTMVGSVYAMLMKGGENQSSDDLPQKAANASTVTSPKLLKGLVGTAGFEPTTSTV, from the coding sequence ATGACGAAGCTCCAGGCGCGGGAAGCATTACGAGCCGAAGTCACCAAACGCACTGGTCAAAACCTCGGAGGTCGGGTCCTCAAGGACAGTTCCGTCACCTTCGAATGGTTTGTGCTCAATCGCTACTTTCCGCTTCGCAAGGGAGATTGGCGACCTGAAACGGCGAAAGAGAAGATGTCGCAGATTCAGATCGACCTCGTAAATCGATTCGGAGCGTATCCGCTCGATTCGTTCGACAAGTTCATGTTGCAGACGCACCTGAACAGTCTTGCGGAGCGGTACTCGCAGGATCGTGTGAAGCAAGCAAGGTCGTATCTGAAGTCGATCTTCGATGAAGCCATCGAGCAGGAGTACCTGACAAAAGATCCAAGCCGGAAGCTTCGGATTCCGAAGAACCTCCGGCCCAAAGACAAGCAGGTGCTGAACTGGGAACAGCTTTGGCTGATCCTGGCCAATGCGGGCAGGCGAGATCGCCTGCTTCTGATGCTCGATATGACGGAGGCGCTTCGCCCCAGCGAGTTGTTCGCGCTTCGGTGGAGATCCTTCGATGACCAGAACACACTAACCCTGACCGAAACTGTCTACCGGCGCACGCTTCGGCCCTTCGGCAAAACGCCTGGCAGCCTCACCAAGGTTCACCTGCCCGATGGTCTTGCAGACGAACTGCTGCGCTGGAAGATGGAATGCAAGAAGACGTCCTGCAAGAGTGTCCTCTGCACGAAGTCGGAGCACCGAAAGGCTTCTCCGGACGAGTTCATCTTTCAGAATGCCGACGGCGGCTTCATGGACGCGGACAACTACCGCTTCCGGGTACTGAAGCCATTGGCCGAGTCGTTGGGTGTTCCGAAGCTGAACTTTCAGGTGATGCGGCGGACGATGGCGACGCAGGCGCAGAAGATGGGCTCGGTCAAAGATATCCAGGCGCACCTTCGGCACTCGCGGCCCGACACCACGGCTCACGAGTACATGCAGGAGCTACCCGAGAGCGTACAAACGATGGTCGGATCGGTGTACGCGATGCTGATGAAAGGAGGAGAGAATCAGTCTTCCGACGATTTGCCACAAAAAGCCGCAAATGCCTCGACTGTCACGTCGCCTAAGTTATTGAAAGGATTGGTGGGCACAGCAGGATTCGAACCTACGACTTCCACCGTGTGA
- a CDS encoding adenosine deaminase family protein: MAALSIALSSSAASAQAATPGEVRAQHALDAAKKMGSPELYALLKNFPKGADLHMHLSGAVYAETFIAEAAKQHLCIASVSAGTPAVPTGQGAVQFVTPSGKECDAGQVPSGEIFKHQALYDALVDSLSMRAFVPTQGINGHDQFFATFGRFNALQGFEGEWLDEVATRAAAQNEQYLEIMNTPPFGGAIGIARRIGWPIGSEQSISRDMLAKLRDAMLAAGLRDEVATDRKALDTMEQQRNSIERCGTPAAGPGCAVKTKYLYQILRGFSPEQVFAQTLLGFESASADPRFVGLNFVMPEDGYLSMRDYHLQMQMLDYLHTVYPKVRVTLHGGEVAPGLVPPDGMTFHIREAIDLGHALRIGHGVDVLYEKDPDALLKQMAAQHISLELNLTSNDVILGVKGKDHPIAAYRAAHVPYSLCTDDEGVSRIDLTHEYVKGVQEQNLEYADLKQSARTSLEHSFLAGPSLYIEQDHYAHKVAACSASITAASKPSPACEAFLATSEKAREQWELERRLAEFEAHAGAVKH; the protein is encoded by the coding sequence GTGGCAGCTCTTTCGATCGCCTTGAGCTCATCCGCGGCCTCGGCGCAGGCGGCAACACCGGGCGAAGTGCGCGCGCAACACGCTCTCGACGCTGCGAAAAAAATGGGCTCGCCTGAGCTTTACGCTCTGCTCAAGAACTTCCCCAAGGGCGCCGATCTGCACATGCACCTCTCTGGCGCGGTCTATGCAGAAACCTTCATCGCGGAAGCCGCGAAGCAGCACCTCTGCATTGCTTCCGTGAGCGCGGGGACTCCTGCCGTTCCCACTGGCCAGGGCGCTGTGCAGTTCGTCACGCCGAGCGGCAAGGAGTGTGACGCGGGCCAGGTTCCTTCCGGTGAAATCTTCAAGCATCAGGCGCTCTATGACGCGCTGGTCGACAGCCTTTCTATGCGCGCCTTCGTGCCCACGCAGGGTATCAACGGTCACGATCAGTTCTTCGCTACCTTCGGGCGCTTCAACGCGCTGCAGGGCTTTGAAGGCGAGTGGCTCGACGAGGTGGCAACACGTGCGGCCGCGCAGAACGAGCAGTACCTCGAGATCATGAACACGCCGCCCTTCGGGGGAGCGATTGGCATCGCGCGCCGCATCGGTTGGCCCATCGGCTCAGAGCAAAGCATCTCTCGCGATATGCTTGCGAAGCTGCGCGATGCGATGCTCGCGGCGGGCCTTCGCGACGAGGTCGCAACAGACCGCAAGGCGCTCGACACGATGGAGCAGCAACGCAACAGCATAGAGCGCTGCGGCACACCCGCAGCCGGCCCTGGCTGCGCGGTGAAGACCAAGTATCTCTATCAGATTCTGCGTGGCTTCTCGCCCGAGCAGGTCTTCGCGCAAACGCTGCTCGGCTTTGAGAGCGCCTCTGCTGATCCTCGTTTCGTCGGCCTCAACTTCGTCATGCCAGAGGACGGCTACCTCTCCATGCGCGACTACCATCTGCAGATGCAGATGCTCGATTACCTGCACACGGTGTATCCCAAAGTGCGTGTAACGCTGCACGGGGGCGAGGTGGCTCCCGGGCTTGTGCCGCCTGACGGCATGACCTTCCACATTCGTGAAGCCATCGATCTCGGCCATGCTTTGCGCATCGGCCACGGTGTCGACGTGCTGTATGAGAAGGATCCTGACGCGCTGCTGAAGCAGATGGCCGCGCAACACATCTCGCTCGAGCTGAACCTCACGTCGAACGACGTGATCCTCGGCGTGAAGGGCAAGGACCACCCGATCGCGGCCTATCGCGCTGCACACGTGCCGTACTCGCTCTGCACCGATGATGAAGGCGTCAGCCGCATCGACCTGACGCACGAGTACGTGAAGGGCGTGCAGGAGCAAAACCTCGAGTACGCGGACCTCAAACAGTCGGCGCGCACTTCGCTCGAGCACAGCTTCCTCGCCGGGCCAAGCCTTTATATCGAGCAGGACCACTACGCACATAAGGTGGCTGCGTGCAGTGCATCGATCACCGCTGCCTCAAAGCCCTCGCCTGCCTGCGAAGCTTTCCTGGCGACCAGCGAAAAGGCGCGCGAGCAGTGGGAGTTGGAACGTCGCCTCGCGGAGTTTGAAGCGCACGCAGGCGCGGTGAAGCACTAA